In Notolabrus celidotus isolate fNotCel1 chromosome 5, fNotCel1.pri, whole genome shotgun sequence, the genomic window TACATCGAAGCAACACTCCACTTAAAAGTTGTGTACTGAACAACTGCACATAATAATTGCAAGGCATCATAAGGGCTTTATTTGCCACAATACATTTACGTCCGTTCCCATGTTCCGCTTATTTTCTTTGATTAGTTATGTAATAGTAAATAACAAAGAGACAATACACTCTTACCCTCTTTTCAGTGAAAAGGAactgaagaggtgttatgacCACATGGAGGCAGAGGATAATTACAGGAAGTGCTATATCAATAATACTTTGCTTCTAGTGCGTATTCATGTTTTACACAAGCATTCTCCTGTTGTCGATCCAAATTAACCCACATCTTTTCTTTATTAGATGTTGAAACAATGTGCAATGCTAATAGCACTGTTGAGGTCCATGCTGGAGGAAATGTGTCAATTCACTGCTTGCTGTTACCTAATGCGCAATACAGCTGGACCAAGGTAATTAAAACCAGTTTATCAGCACATTTCTGCAATCTCTTTCATTAATTGAAACgtcagattgatttgacattaaAATGTACGATACAAAACATCCCATTTATATTCCACATAATCTTGTTTTGCTCCAGGACAAGAAGCATGTGTCAGGGAATGAATCTCTGGAGCTATGGCAGGTGACTGAAGCTCACACAGGGGTTTATACACTCGCTGTCAACACAGGAAACCAAACTGTGCACAAAGAGTTTATCATCACACTGCTAACTGAGCTTACaggtgagctttttttttttttactttcttttttgcagctgtttctctctttgtgagCTTCTGCATTTCAGAGTTTCCTCAGGGCTGGATAAACAATAAAGTGAGAGGGCCCAGGAGACTGAATGACTTAATAAACTCCACTGGACCAGAGAGCTGATACTTGACTTTTATTATGAAACTACAGCTCActcaattttaatttttaattagcctaaaggaaagagagagtttCAGAGGATTTTGGGAACACACAAGTGGAGAAATGTGAATCAATTGGTCACCACAGGACTGTGAGAGGGAAAATCTCAATTATTTACTGCAAATCAATTCCCCCTTGGTGTCGTACATTAATACTGGACTAAGCCAAACTAAAAGCAGGCTTTTAATTGTAAAACAACCAAACTGCAGTTTGTCAACCCCCACTGGTGATAAAAAGCTTGATGTAGTGCTGTGAGTAGGCAGCGCTTAATCAGGAAAAATAATCCCCCGTCTGCTTTCTTATCCTGTAAACGTGTTTTCTCATGAGAGTTTCAGTACAGAAAACACAAGCGTCAGAAGACACTTCCTGCTTTTCAACTCTGTCTTCTGAGAAACCacaagagcacacacactcagcagagTCCCTAAATcatgagacagggagagagcaCAATCTGTTGGACAGACTGGAGTAGTGCAGCCAAAATGAATGGTTGAATTTATTGAGGTAGAGTAATGAACACAGCTTTGTATTGGATCACAATGCAAAGCAGAATTGGAGTTGATTTAATTTGCCTATAAATTAGCAAAGCTGGCATAATTTCAATCCCTCAGCTGTGTCTTATAGCTGATGAAAACTGAGACGATTAAGTATTCAGTCGACATTTACCATATGAATGGGGCTATTCAtgatagaaaacaaacagaagaaataaaatgaagcaCAGTGAATGAACTGTACTCATAACTTAGGAATACATTTGCACAATAATGCTGACTTTACAATTCACGCCAGCACCTTTGCTGCAGGGTTAGCGCCCATATCTTCACGGTCCAGCTTCTTGAATAagctctttgctttttttttttttacccattgATTATGCACAGGGTGCTCGTAAATGCCAACTCGGcccatgttttaatgatgtatcaCTGGGCGCTAAAGTTTTGTAGTGCATTATTCatacttctctttctttattcagcTTCCCAGTGTGAAGCTGGTTGCAAGTAAAAGTTTGAAATTTAAAGCaataggtaaaataaataagaatcatTCTTTTCTCCCTCAGACACTTTGGGGAAGTTACTACATCCAGTGACATTTGACTGGATGCCTCTTCAGATTACTGCCATTGATTTCTTTGGTTCAGGCAGCGTTGTAGTACTCCACTTGGCCTCAAACGCTGATGACTTGGAATAGTACACAGACTCTGCATTGGGACTCAGAGCTGAGGATTCTAACTTATATattgatacagactgttttaatgttattgtttgttttttaatataattcTTTATATAATTTATTCAGTTTTGGGGTATGGGCTGGCACTTGTGTTACCTGCCTACCACGGTGCAAATCTATCAAAAACTATGAAAGTGGTTACCAAAATATGTTAATGTTAACACCCATGACATCAAACATAATCTTACAAAACCCCTTAAAATAATATCAACATATAAAGGACAAAGTCAAATAATCACGTGCTTGAAACgatggaaatagctccaacactgaTGTTgataaagaaatgtgttttctacttaACCAAAAAgccccacacagtcagtccaggttcatacaaTCAATAGTTTTGACTCAGACTGGAGGTTTGGTtactcgactacaacactggaTTCAAGTCATGGTAAGAAAGTAATTGAGCAACCAGGGACATACAGTTGtactcataagtttacataccctggcagaatttatgatttcttgggtagtttctgttgtcattatgatataaaaagagtaaacacagttgtttgacaataaattgcttcacccaaccactaaccatgagtgattcatattctctgaaaatggcccaaaaaaaaatcacagattcTGCCAGAGTACAtaagggtatgtaaacttatgagcaaaACTGTATCTTACTATTGTAGGTCTGAAATTGTGGTCACATGTTGAATCTAACCTGTAACATGGCCAAAGACCATTAGCCAGGgttgtagctccagttaatggctaCTTCCATAATACTATGacgctctactacccagatgcaAATAAGTACAGATGGCATCTCTAGCGCAATGGGCTTTTgaagtattttgatctagaaaatgaagataaagttgtatgaaaGCTGGTTTATTTGACTGGACCAATGTGTGACCAACACAGGCATGTGGTCGTTAACTTGCAAGGATAACCAAAGCAGTGCTATTGCCCATTTGATGTAATTTTTACCAATTTACCTTTacctgtgatcctgtgtttagccatgTTGAATAAACTGTGTTccattttgagtgttttcttacctttgacTAGCCAGTTAGTCTGAAGgtacattttaatttcaacaaCTAGGAAAATAGTGGCTACAGAACATCCACACTGTGACCTAAACAAGTAACTTTAAAGGATTGACATGTTAGGTgatgttaatttttttgttattctaTGTGAAAATGTTTCTATGTTAGACAGCACAGTATGTATATTTTTGCTTGTTATTCTGACTTTGCACACTAGGTGGAGCACTCACTTATGCTTGGCATAAAGCCAAGGCTCTAGGTAATTACAAATAGGTATGAATGGGAGCAAAAGGTTTTGGAAGTGTCGGCAAGCAATGTACTGTGAGCGTGGTATGAGATAAtccatatttatattatatatttgaaCTGGATCATTTGAATCCTGATAATATGGACTTACAAGGGAACTTTTGATAAATGAAACCAAGCGAGAATTTGTATTAGACACTTGCTTTGTCGACGACAAAGTTGAAGACAAAATTAGATGTGTTGAAAATTGGTCACCACGTACAGTATGCTTGGTATTCTGTTCCAACAAGTCATTACTATGCaacttaaaaaagtgttaatacTAGGTGACGGTGCAAAACATTGCAGCTAATGATATCTTAACTTAAATATTCTCTTTTTTGCTCATTTCAGATCTCACCACATTGTCACCTCAGTCTAACAGAACTGAGACGGATTCGACCCAAACAACAGACAGCAACCTCACCACATCAAGGACCACCGGGCTCCCAACCATCAACACCACTTTAACTCCGACCATGAGTGATTTCACACCCTCCTATTCAAACCCCACTCTGACAAACAACACGAACATCACATCAACCCCTGGCCCACATCACTTTAACAGTTCCACTTATCCGGAGTTAAACCAGACTCACAGTTTAAACACATCCTTGTCTGACCAATCAGCAGCAAGCAATCTATCCACAACATTAAGTTACAACAGCACAATGTTCAGCCCAACACAGGAGACGAGGAATGAGTCCAGTGGTGGTGGTGCAAGAAATGCTAGCTATCCTGGCCCAACTGCAACTCAGAGCACCCGAAATATAACCATAGGCACTGTGGGTGAAGGTAATCCTTGTTTCATATCTGACTGTAAATCAATCCATGAATCACATAAATGCAATTCTATTTAAGGATAGGAGGTGTTCTATGAGAAAGATAAAAGGTTAAATGAGACACTGTATCATCCAGCATCCTTTTTGTCTGCGTGAATTTAGCTTTTTAGAGGTGCTCTCAGATTGTTTTGGGGCGTATTATTTGCTTTGAGGATTACTAACTCAGGGTGAGCTTTGTTTGTGGCCATGAGGTGAGGCGAGTAGCTGCAGCTTTGAAaaggaaacaataaaacactcTTTAAAAGGAGGAAATAAATACAGGCAGCAGAGATAAATGCCCCAAAAAGCAAAACCCAATGAAAACTACAGCTTAATAGACTCCTCACCTTCACATACAGAGTCTGCACGCAGTAATTTTCTCAGGATAGACTCTCTTTCAAggctaaaaaaatatttagagGAGCACCAGATTTTTGGCATCAGAGGTCAAAGGAAGGTTAGCAAGACTTAGTTTTCTGCTTTAAGGCTAAAAGTTTAAGAGATGCGTCTGTATCTGCATGGTTTGGCCAAAGTTACCTGACCTATAGCATACAGTCCAACCTAATCTGTGCTGTCCTCCAATATGACACTCCCTCCTCCCTGATTATGCTTCTCAGGTACCTCTGTTGTCCGGAGTCGTCTGGTGTTGGTGTTAATAATCATTCTGTTGCTGTTATTGATCGCTGTGGCTGGCTTTCTCTACAGGAGACGTATTGTAAAGCAGAGGTAAAAACCCTGGTACCTAATCCACTCAGCCTCCCTGTCTATATCTTCTGGCATTTATTCAGGGTCATGGATCCTGTGACCctgaaacacatgaaaaatCAATGTGTGGGATGGATGCGTAAGACTTATAAAATCAGCATGCTTCCACCTAACTTTCTCACCACCAGTCAataaatgtgctctctctctctccttatctctctctttttttgtaggATGGATCTTCCTCCTCCGTTtaaaccccctcctcctcctgtcaagTATACAGCTGCAAGACAGCGTGAGATTTACACTCGGCCTTACCCCACCTCTCGGTGTAACTCCGTGACTGAACTTGAAGATGTGAAACAAAGCTTTCTAATATAGTGCCCAACATGTTGCACAATGGCACTTCATAAATCATGTGCAGTAGCTAGCCGGATCCTGTCCTAAGCTACATGCAGACTGAAGAATATGCATGATAAAGGGTACTGTTCTCAGTTGTGGTCGGGTGGATACAGTTGCAGGCAACTGTGAGACTGTGACATTGAGCAATGTCTATTTTTGGGAAGTGGGGTGGGTGTTTAattgcttgtttttgttgatcAAATGTGTTAAAATTCATGATGAAGTCTGTAAATACAAGAATAAAAGATGTTTGACTCTGACGATAACTTTGCAGGTGCTTGtgttgaagagaaagagaagacgTTCACCACAAAACCACTGAAGATTGTGTGAAACTCAAAGTCAACGTTAACTTATTAAAACTTGAATACATGTAATTTATGCAATCTGTTCCAACTGACATGGATGATGTACACATTTCAATCCACACTATAATTGTTTTCTAAACCTCAGCAAATACTTTTGGTGACCTCAGATTTGGCAACTTCAGACATTTCACAAGATGAGTGATTGTTGTTATTGTCATGGAAATATGAACGCATCTCTTATAAAGTGAAAGGAAAGGATTGGCATATCATGTGCATGTAAATTTGATGTTAGAATAAAGTGTGAAGCTTTGTTAGTCATATTTCATTTGATGATTTCAGACTGCGTGTATTAAAAGGACCTCACATCATTCATTGGATTTAGTTTGTTTGCATAGAGACCAGACACCTTGATCTTTAGGGTTTATTCACTTTGGAGTTTCCTTGACTTCCACTAACGCAGCTGTTTAGTGCTTTTAAAGTGCAAAGTGACAGCTAGGTTTCTCTCAAAGACCACTGTTGTCCACACAAACCACAGAGTGACAATTAAGTTCACAGAGCAGAGGCTTTGACCTCAGACCACAGGGGCTAAAGTATAATACACACATGTAGGAAATGGATGTAACACTTTAGGATTCTGACATctgcttttttattgtcttttttcccCACTATCATATATTGACTTTTTGACTGTTTATTTAAAAGCATAAGTTAAATGAACTAAAAAAAGTTACATATGATTTCAGAGTAACACATATTTCCACCTACActgtacacacaaaaacattcacatGTGCAAATTCTTTTAACTTTACCAAGAAACTGTGACACctgatttctttttcttctaATTTTCCGACCACAGTGCCAAAACCACaaagtactgtgtgtgtgtgtgtgtgtgtgtgtgtgtgtgtgtgtgaaagacatCAATTATTGTTAGGTCTGAAGCCCCTTACACagagactacacacacacacaaacacacacacagagacaactcCTAAATAAAGATCTTTTGTAACAAGGTCAAACCAAATGTACATGTGTGTTGTTATTCACGGCACTGTAGGGACACATTTGCTGTGTGGAAATTAAAAAGATGATCACCACAGGTGTAACCATAGTGTGTGTTATTAATAAGGCTTTTACTTAGAAGTTTAGAGTCATGTACAGTACTAACATACAGCTTAGATAAGAAGTGAATTTGAttgtttctatttgtttttttatttcttgctttgaagacattttctttaagtttctttgtttgtttttttaatatttaaatcctCTATATTACTGCTGCAGTTGCTATCACACGTTTTTAAACTAGTGAGCTGTTAAAACAGCTCTTAGGTTGATATATGTGAAAAACAAATCGTACGTCACAATAAGACTAGGTGCCTCAAAATGAGGTTAaattgtttcctgtttgtaaCTGAAGTGCAGCAAGTTTTCAAAGCGCTGTGATAAGACAGAGGTTACAAAGGCGAAGTAAAAATAGACTACTGTTAGCACACCTCACTGACTACACGCTGTGATGCTCTGTAGCCCGAGAGCTATTGTCTCAGACAGACAACACGTTTTGTCCCAGACGGCTGGAATATGACAGGTAGGaacttttcaaactttaaattacactttaacttcaaactagtatttcattatttacatATTTGATTTTGATAGAGGAATCTTTCAGCTTAATTTTTCAAACGCAGCTTTtactaaaaaaaacaggagaagatTATTCCTCTGAAACATGCGACAGAACATGTCAGTACAAAAGGGGATTGTAAGCATACACAAACCATGTGTGCCACTCCATTTTAACAGCATGCTCTCCGTGCTCTTTTATTACCTTTTAGTGTTTCACTGACAGAAAACtaagaaacattttctttttaaagatctGGGGTTACAGCAGGAAGGAGTCAAAGCTTCTTTTTGAAATTTGAGGACAGTTATTGGCatgaaactacaaaataaataacaaataagataaataagaaaCTTAAAATTACACACCTGTCCTGATACTATTTTTTACCCCTTAAAAAAACCTTAAATTTAATGTAAGCAATAGCTCATAAGACAAACACATCCAAAAGGCCAAGATATTCTCCGGTGTCTTCATCTCTCGTAGTTTTCCTCTGATTTTTCATCTTAAAACTCAGggattttaatattaaatattgttGGAACATTTGATTCCTTTGCTGTTTGTCATCGGCACAGAGACGATGGCACATTCTAAAAGGTTTCATCTTTTCTGCTTGTTGTTGAGGTATAAAAAAGGGGAATTCCAAACAAAGATGGTTGCCTTcaatgaaaaatgttcaaaactgaGCACTCTGTCTTAAAAACTCAGCAGCTGGCAAATACATCTGACAGAAGTTTAAAGGTTAAAGGTGTTAATAGTTGTCTCATTATTTGCCGTTTAGAACCCGGGGTGGACTGTAAAATTGAGCTGATAGGTCTGGTGGTGCTCTCTGTGGCCTTGTTGATCTCTCTGTGTATCAACATCTTCTTCTGCGTGAAACAAAGAGCCAAGCTGTGCAGAGGTATGGATATTTGTGGAGTTAATTTTTCATGGCATATTAcgttgttttataaaatgtaatcatTGTTATTCAAAACCATATTTGCTCTTACAATGCAATCAGGGCATTCTCTCAATCTGCTAAATGTTTtgtgcacacagaaacagacaactGCTGCGTCCCACACTTTGATGAAGAAGACAGGTGTGTTAATTTTAATGTAGGCTTAAACATATGGCCTGTCCACCTCTTATTATTGAATCCATtgcatcttttttgtttttgttgcaatAATAATGCATGTCTCATGTCACTGCTTCATATCTCTAAGGCTGTCACAGGAGCAAGGGAATTATTTTCATAACGTCAATCATgatgagcagcaggaaaatcaCCACGATCATCATGAGCAGCAAGAAAATCACCACGATCATCATGAGCAGCAAGAAAATCCTATCTATGGAAACATCAGCACAGACAGACAAGGTAAGCTCAGTCTGCATCCTGTCGCTTGAAAATATTCATAAGAATAACAGGAAACTTTTGATTGCTTGTCAGAGTCTGAGAAAAGTGTGCCAGCACGGTAATATTCTGTGCTAATTATAACATGGTTGTATTTTCCATTTTTGTGGACGGTATATTTTTGAGAATGCCTTGTGGCCAAATTCAAGTTGaagtgtgaaagaaaaacattacgGCTCATTTGAACCTGAAAGGCGGTTATATCTAGGAGTTTGAATTACACAACTaactgttttattgatttattgatttattgatttattgatttatttaataggGGCTATGCAGATTACATAATGCAACTTCTGCTTGTTACAAACAGCTGTAGTATCTGATGCTTTGCATATAGAGATTATAGCTATTGCTAGTTTCCAACTCATGTCCCTAGTTAGGGCTTTTAGTTAAATAAAGGAAGATagaaagatatcaagattacataGACTAACATGCATACAATAATAATTGTGGAAAAAATAAGGGAAGACCAGAGGGCGATTATTTACATCATGGTTACATTAAATTACAACAAACTATTATAGATCATTATAGAAGAATGTTTTTGTCACTCCTTTTTCAAACCAAGAGGTTTCCTGAATGTAGcgcctttgttttttgttatatttatcagagaagaagcttttaaaaatgtgattattttcttatttaattgatttatgtGTGCCATCTGCAGTTTATAGAGTAAAAAAatcatttgtttctttgttcagaTTCTGGAGAGGTTTGTTATGAGATGATGACCATGAAGCAGACAAGAGAGCGTGTGAAGGTAAATGCATTCACTCTAAGCTGAGACTCCCCGTAATCAACGGCATGTCTCTTTGAAATTATTATTGTCTATTTTAAATCACATattaaagttaatttttttgtgtATAACGTATGTAAAGTGCAACCTATAAAatttttaacaaacatttaacAGCATGAGTTTTTCCATGTTATCCCAGTGTGAAATACAAATGAAACAATACATTTTCTATGCATGAGATGCGAGGTATATTTTTCAGTTGCTTAGCATTAaaacttttattcattttacctCGCTTGCAATTTTGAATTTGTCTAAAATGCATAGAAATTAAATTGTTAAACCTCTTGAAAAGTTTGCATCTCTAATACGGACACTGAAATGCAGTGAAATAAGTTTGTGGGCTGTTTAAGAGTACAATCATACTCTCAATTACACTTTTTGAATACTACTGTTGTGCTGGTGCTGGTATAATACTGGTTAATGTTGCTTTTGTCACACACTGATACTAAATATACACAGGTCTGCATGTAAAAATATGCATCCTGCAGACCACTTTGCCGACAGATTTGCTTTCAGAACGGAAAGCAGCCGACACTAAAGATGTTGTGGTCTGAGAGACTGTGAACCAATAAATACGATTAAGCACATCATGTTCTAAAAATAAACCAACCTCCCAGAAGCTCAGATAAACCTGTGACCACATGATTTTAGCTGACATGCAAAACTTTTGTCTATAGTTAAGATACAGAAAGCCACATTTCAAACCTTTCTTCTCTGCATTTTCTAAAACCAGGCTACAGAAGCTGACCTGAATTATGCCTCACTGGATCTGAAGCGGgccaagaaacacaagaagaggCTTCGCCATCAGCATCAGGGAAGGAACAGCCTTCAAGATCAGCCCTCAGTCCAGTCTGCGAACGCTTTCCTGGAGGTGGACATGGACATGGATGCACGCCTTCCATCTAGAGACACTAGCACCATGGTGTCCCACAGCAGCATCTACCTGAACAGCCAACAGATAGCAcaggaggcagaggagatggagagggaaAGGGGGATAAATACAGAGAGGGAGAATATGAGTTGGGAAGGAATAAGAAGTGAGGAAGATGGAAGGATTCCAGTGTggaatggagagagagaaagtgaggaaaGAACAGATCTCAGTAATGGAAATATGTGTCCGCAGCTTTTAGAGGCAGACGACAGTCACACGAATCATTGTGATCGTAGCTTTGACCGCGAGAGTGTCCTATAAGATTAGTTGAATGTTGTTGTGTCTGCAAAGATTTTTATCTTCAGTCTTCAACAAGCTCTGTAGACTTGAGCAATTTCCTTTCTGATGCAAGCAAACTACCTCTTGATCTCTACATATTGAGCAACAGAGGAACAAAGGAGCACCTTTCTGTGCAGAGGATGTAATAAACGTAGTGGATTTAGAGAAAAGGAAACGGTATGTGTGTGACATTTAGAGGTCAAGAGCCACGTGGAAATGTTCAATTTATTGCGAAAGACGAAGAAAACCTGAAATCATCACACTGTCTGATGTCTCATTAAAAAGGTTTGAAGGGGAAAGAATACATCCTACTTTTGCTTTCCACACTGTAGGCAATGGCCAAAATGTGAGAGGTGAAActttaatgaataaattaacttgtttacacacacatgcagttgGTAATATTACAGGTAGGAAAGTAAAGAGGGGAAATCTATGAATGGAATATTAGTAATACAGTTGAAATTTTCCCCTCTGTGGGAATATAAAGTAAATATCACCCACAGATGATTCTCTCCAACACGGTGATAATAATCTATTGCCCTTATCAGCTTGAcattatgatatgatatgacacgTATGTCTATTAATAAACCAAAAAACAATTGATCCACAAGTAAACAGAGTAGTGAaaccaatgaaaacaacaaacaaaatatatcaaatattACCCATAATGCAAGTTTGACACAAAACGCAACAATATGTGAAAAGGAGAAGAACACCTACAAAACAAATTCATCCTCAAAAAACATTAACTAAAAATCTGATAGAGCCTGTtcatgaaacagctttgtttgcAGTATTGTGGTTATTATTTCCCTCTCTGTAATTCCCACTTAAGCTCAGCAGTCAGAGTCGAGCAGCACACTTACCATCAGCTGACAGTTTTTCAATAGTTGTCCATGGCCTACTTCCTGTATGGATTCATCTCTGGCCTCTGGCGTTCTGGATCAAACTGTTACAGACATGCAAACATAAGcaacatagaaaaaaaaaaagatataacaAATATAACACACAAAAATTGCATTGAAGAATTATTTTAGAGTACAATGTTTccacacaacaaatgttaaagCTCCTTACATCTTCAGTGAATTCATATTATCTAGATTCAGAAACAAGTGTGAGTACAATGGATTAACAGTGATACCAATGATTCTTACACACTGAGTCAGAACACATTACACTGTATGCCAGTTTATTCCCTCAACTAGTTCGTACTGTAATAGAAAGGTATATTTTT contains:
- the si:ch1073-15f19.2 gene encoding T-cell surface protein tactile, with amino-acid sequence MSLGSSDMAGSALGTASSLLLLASIIQGFHNVEVFHYEKMTVLAGQNVTLPCSVKSNDLRMVSVEWRKMTDENTKLALYTPGFGTHHFWPNVSIQTENGSVGSLQLSWVSKWNSGVYVCDLTTYPLGSIRKETQLEVKDVETMCNANSTVEVHAGGNVSIHCLLLPNAQYSWTKDKKHVSGNESLELWQVTEAHTGVYTLAVNTGNQTVHKEFIITLLTELTDLTTLSPQSNRTETDSTQTTDSNLTTSRTTGLPTINTTLTPTMSDFTPSYSNPTLTNNTNITSTPGPHHFNSSTYPELNQTHSLNTSLSDQSAASNLSTTLSYNSTMFSPTQETRNESSGGGARNASYPGPTATQSTRNITIGTVGEGTSVVRSRLVLVLIIILLLLLIAVAGFLYRRRIVKQRMDLPPPFKPPPPPVKYTAARQREIYTRPYPTSRCNSVTELEDVKQSFLI
- the LOC117812894 gene encoding involucrin isoform X2; translation: MTEPGVDCKIELIGLVVLSVALLISLCINIFFCVKQRAKLCRETDNCCVPHFDEEDRLSQEQGNYFHNVNHDEQQENHHDHHEQQENHHDHHEQQENPIYGNISTDRQDSGEVCYEMMTMKQTRERVKATEADLNYASLDLKRAKKHKKRLRHQHQGRNSLQDQPSVQSANAFLEVDMDMDARLPSRDTSTMVSHSSIYLNSQQIAQEAEEMERERGINTERENMSWEGIRSEEDGRIPVWNGERESEERTDLSNGNMCPQLLEADDSHTNHCDRSFDRESVL
- the LOC117812894 gene encoding involucrin isoform X1 — translated: MFKTEHSVLKTQQLANTSDRSLKVKGVNSCLIICRLEPGVDCKIELIGLVVLSVALLISLCINIFFCVKQRAKLCRETDNCCVPHFDEEDRLSQEQGNYFHNVNHDEQQENHHDHHEQQENHHDHHEQQENPIYGNISTDRQDSGEVCYEMMTMKQTRERVKATEADLNYASLDLKRAKKHKKRLRHQHQGRNSLQDQPSVQSANAFLEVDMDMDARLPSRDTSTMVSHSSIYLNSQQIAQEAEEMERERGINTERENMSWEGIRSEEDGRIPVWNGERESEERTDLSNGNMCPQLLEADDSHTNHCDRSFDRESVL